In the Drosophila gunungcola strain Sukarami unplaced genomic scaffold, Dgunungcola_SK_2 000001F, whole genome shotgun sequence genome, one interval contains:
- the LOC128262107 gene encoding sorting nexin-17: MHFSIPDTQEMGSAPTYTAYNLHINGCYHSVLRYKQLHSLNEQLRRHCVGVPLPAFPPKRLLPLTSGQLEARRSALEQYLQAVGQDGRLARSAHLQQFLQRAQLDTALAEGQVASDCEEQQLEVQVYTNPAGERILVSCSVQQNSRALLKSVCRDLQLPEELVRYFCLFLVRRLRKSDELHLVRRLMDFESPYITRLHMQPCELLLRTCYWDSSRDAKLTGSKVALNLLYNQTVADVNREWVVICSPSEGRQLSCLQLQGRPREYMDLVRQLPSYGCLQFDEAQVDYPEPNTMALVSIGNKELGLRTARGAKIYETKFRVTRMRSWRVSVTHNTLESRLQPSHLQLAFEYLIGKQTLRWITINSEQAMLMSVCLQAMVDELLHRGEGGKADASSDDEQEQTAVTSSSSTPSSTCSTSTWASSSCSTSTAPTTPPVRFLSEDSAPRNKPRMTTSRTFGAVFFRNDVADNAARVSNEAFEGIGDDDL, from the coding sequence ATGCACTTTTCCATACCGGACACGCAGGAGATGGGCTCTGCGCCCACCTACACGGCCTACAACCTACACATAAACGGCTGCTACCACAGCGTCTTGCGCTACAAACAGCTGCACTCCTTGAACGAGCAGCTGCGCAGGCACTGTGTGGGCGTGCCCCTGCCTGCGTTCCCACCCAAACGCCTCCTGCCGCTGACCAGTGGCCAGTTGGAGGCGCGTCGCAGTGCCCTGGAGCAGTACCTGCAGGCGGTGGGTCAGGACGGCCGCCTCGCCCGATCCGCCCACCTGCAGCAGTTCCTACAGCGGGCCCAACTGGACACGGCCCTCGCCGAAGGCCAGGTGGCCAGCGACTGCGAGGAACAGCAGCTGGAGGTGCAGGTCTACACTAATCCCGCCGGCGAACGCATCCTGGTCAGTTGTTCCGTGCAGCAAAACTCCAGGGCACTGCTAAAAAGCGTGTGTCGGGATCTCCAGCTGCCCGAGGAGCTGGTGCGCTATTTCTGCCTGTTCCTTGTGCGGCGCCTGCGGAAATCCGACGAGCTGCACTTGGTGCGTCGCCTCATGGACTTCGAGTCGCCGTACATTACGCGTCTGCATATGCAGCCCTGCGAACTGTTGCTCCGTACCTGCTATTGGGACTCGAGTAGAGATGCCAAGCTAACTGGGAGCAAGGTGGCCCTGAATCTGCTGTACAACCAGACCGTGGCGGATGTGAACCGCGAGTGGGTGGTCATCTGTTCGCCTAGCGAAGGCCGCCAACTAAGCTGCCTGCAGTTGCAGGGAAGACCGCGCGAGTACATGGACCTGGTGCGTCAGTTGCCCTCCTACGGCTGCCTGCAGTTTGATGAGGCGCAAGTGGATTATCCTGAGCCAAATACAATGGCGCTGGTCAGCATTGGCAACAAGGAGCTAGGACTGCGCACGGCACGAGGCGCCAAGATTTATGAGACCAAGTTCCGGGTGACTAGAATGCGGTCGTGGCGCGTCAGCGTTACCCACAACACGCTGGAGTCGCGCCTGCAGCCCTCGCATCTACAACTGGCGTTCGAGTATCTGATTGGCAAGCAGACGCTGCGCTGGATAACCATAAATAGCGAGCAGGCCATGCTGATGTCCGTGTGCCTGCAGGCGATGGTCGACGAACTGTTGCACCGTGGAGAAGGCGGCAAGGCGGATGCCAGCAGCGACGACGAGCAGGAGCAAACGGCGGTCACATCGTCCTCATCGACGCCGAGCTCGACGTGCTCCACATCAACGTGGGCATCTTCCTCGTGTTCTACGTCCACGGCGCCCACAACGCCTCCAGTTAGGTTTCTGTCCGAGGATTCGGCCCCAAGAAACAAGCCTAGGATGACGACCTCCCGCACCTTTGGAGCTGTGTTCTTCCGGAACGACGTGGCCGACAATGCCGCAAGGGTGTCCAACGAGGCCTTTGAAGGCATCGGGGACGATGATCTATGA
- the LOC128262543 gene encoding MAPK regulated corepressor interacting protein 2, which produces MDRNNGRYPYNVRRQNSGHNPPHSYHHHHNNNSAAGASNSPGYNNHSGGSSSFVGTHNNSNAPYATAAGQQQQQQQQSLPISQHDELIRYIREAWNKVYEQGPPVIYCNEPDNQLKNFKPFDLEEYWGQRLVQNMHVTATQAGGHQ; this is translated from the exons ATGGATCGCAATAACGG ACGCTACCCCTACAACGTAAGACGCCAGAATAGCGGACACAATCCGCCGCACAGCTACCACCAtcaccacaacaacaactcgGCGGCGGGGGCGTCCAATTCACCGGGATACAACAACCACAGTGGCGGAAGCTCGTCGTTCGTCGGCActcacaacaacagcaatgcGCCTTATGCGACCGCCGCcgggcaacaacaacaacaacaacaacagagcCTGCCGATCTCGCAGCACGATGAGCTGATCCGATATATCCGGGAGGCATGGAACAAG GTCTACGAACAGGGACCACCAGTGATTTACTGCAACGAACCTGATAATCAGCTGAAAAACTTCAAGCCATTCGATCTGGAGGAGTACTGGGGCCAGCGCCTGGTGCAGAACATGCACGTGACCGCCACGCAGGCTGGTGGACACCAGTAA